The DNA window aatttattgagagtttttagcatgaagggctgttgaatttagttgaaggccttttctgtatctattgagataatgatgtggtttttgtcattggctcTGTTTGTGATGGATTACGCTTAttcatttgcatgtgttgaaccagccttgcatcccagggatgaagccgacttgatcatggtggataggctttttgaggtgctgctggattcagtttgccagtatcttattgaggatttttgcattgatgttcatcagggatattggcctgaaattctttttgttgtctctctgcctggttttggtaccaggatgatgctggcctcgtaaaatgagttagggagaattccctctttttctattgtttggaatagtttcagaaggaatggtaccagctcttctttgtacctctggtagaatttcagctgtgaatctgtcccttcctggactttttttggttggtaggctatcaattactgcctcaatttcaaaacttgttattggtctattcagggattcgacttcttcttggtttagtcttgggagggagtgtatgtccaggaatttatccatttcttctagattttctagtttatttgtgtagaggtgtttattctctgatggtagtttgcatttctgtgggatcggtggtgatatcccctttatcattttttattgcgtctatttgattcttctcttttcttcattagtctggctagcggtctattttgttgatcttctgaAAACATTAGCTcttggattcactgattttttgaagggtttttcgtgtctctatctccttcagttttgcttagttctttcttgtcttctgctagcttttgaatttgtttgttcttgctccTCTAGTTATTTTAGGTGTGATATTaggtatcaattttagatctttctgctttctcctgtgtgcatttagtgctataaatttccctctatacattgctttaaatgtgtccagAGAATGATACCAGAGaatctggtatgttgtgtctttgttctcattggtttcaaggagcatttttatttctgcctcaatttcgttattcacccagtagtcattctggagcagatttttcagtttccatgtggttgtgcggttctgagtgagtttcttaatcctgagttctaatttgattgcactgacAGCACCTTACTTGTAACAGCAGGAAATGGAGTAAAGAGCCAAACATCCATCAACTGGTGAACTGGTATATCCAACAGCATACTGCCTTGTAAGAAAAGAGCATTAACTACTGATGCACACGCACAGATGAGTGTCAAAATAGCCTTCAGTGAAAGCAAACTGACTCCATTTATAGAAAATCCTTGAAAAGTCTGCAGTGACAAAGATCAGTGATTGCCTGGGAGTTGACAGGAGGGACCCTCTACCTTAGGTTTTTGTTGAGACGAAAGGCAAAGCCCTTAAACATCTTTGGGGCCCAACTGATAGCATCCGAGGCCCACCCTTGAATCTTTGGAGGGCCTAGTCTGAATTCAGCCTCTTAGGATTTCCCCATATTCGTAATTGAAACTGAAACATAACTAACTTTGGAATTAAGGAATAAAGACATCCTTGTTCTGGGCTCTTGTTATTAGCACAAATGTTTGACTGCAGCCAAGATGGCATCTTATTCTATACAATTTAAATCCTTCTAGCTTTTTGAGGGGGATGGGGTGCTATTTAATCCATAGTTCAGCTGGTTTAGTGATAGACAAATTAGCACATCAGTATTTATCAGTGTCTTTTATGGCCTTCCTGTATTGAATCATCTCGAGATGTTTATCTCAAGACCCAACCCCACAACTACTGAATTAAGCTATTAAGTGGGAAAAACCGGGATCAGGGTACTGCCCAAAAATCTCACAAGCTCCCCAGAAAAACCATCACAAAAATCCATTCAATGCCTTCACACAAACGCAGTCTACTGCAGCTTCCTAATTCAGTTGTTTCCAGGATTACAATGTTTATAAAAGGTATACATTAAGCTTACAATTTTATtgagcaaaatttatttttatatgtacatacaAGAGACATATTCTTTGacatataaaaaatacagaaatatttacatgtatacaaaaatattaaaacagatttCAGAAATAAGGAAAACAAGCAAGTTTTTACAAAGGATACTTTCTTGGGAAATACACACAATGAAAAAAAGCTTTAGAAAGGTGACAACACATTTAATAGACTCCAGAAGTTGATATTTCTGTTGGTATCAATTGAGTAAGAGGAACATAAAATGTCTGAAATGCTAACAGATGGAAAACCAGACATATTTAAGACTGTCTAGGTAAAATTGCATGGGTTTCCTTTACCATAAAattgaatcaatttttttttaccctCAGTATCActatctacttttccttttttcttaaaatatttaaattgtttgatttgtattgagaattttaaactttttctcattaaattgtaaaaatattttaagaggttGTCTATCCTCTTTATcttctggggggaaaaaaacctcAGGATACTACACCGATTTCaacataaaattgaaaatcacaatacaattttttttaagttaaaacctAACATTTTCTAACTAACATTCATGATCAGTAACAATTGATTTAATAAGAGATCACAATCTTCGtaaattctttttgcttttctttgtaccAGGCAGGGGACCTATTTTACAACTGGCTTTGAGGAGCTTGCCATCTGAACAGTCTTTAGTAGTATGATAATTACAGAGACACTTCGTACAATAATCAAATCCACAGCCTTCTCGTTTGCAGGTTGCCCGTTGTAAATAGCAATCATATTTTGCAGGTGAATTACAGCGAATACaggctttgaggctttcgttcTTTTTCAATGTCTTGgcaacctaaaaagaaaaaaaaaacccattaacaAATTTCAGCAAGAATTACATGTACTTTAGTTAATAAAACCAAGGACACCCTTGCACCTTCCCCAATTCATGTATGAAATATCACTGTCACACATACGATAACTACTGCCCTAACTATTGCCCTTTATCTATGCATTATCtgatagatgctcaataaatgctttttgaataAATCTGTATGTTGCATTAGTCATTATGGCATAAAATTTAAGAATAGTTTTATTATGTAGGATTTATATTTACTGATCAACATGAATCagaaaatattctataattttggTAAGTTATCTAAATTAAGCTTGCAAAGTTATCTACATTTGAGTAGAAATTTTAGCACACATCATTCACTGATCTGAAGGTATAATAGAAGGCCTTCAAGTTCAGAAAGCTTGCCTTTTTCCACTTAACTCTCTTCCTCGGTTCTTAAAAGCGGAAAATGCAAAATGTAGTACTGagtaattttataagaaatctaggtttttcattatttcttcagtGTTTCTAAATTAGAACTCAAAATCACTGAACTTTCAAACAATGCCAAGCAGTACCTAATATTCATAGAAATACATTTCTACGTACTTTCCtaatttcatgtttcttttgttttccacatTGAGAGCGAAATGAAGAGGACACTAATGAAATCCCTAATAGTTCTAATTATactataattaaatttaaatgatcaTTAATATCAGGTTTCTTAATGTCAGAGAATAAATTAGTTATTATCTAGAGCAAAGTTACATTTTGACCTTGAaagttcttttacatttcttaCTCTAAATCTCTTATGTTTTAAGATTTATGATTAGACAAAAAATTACCTCAGAGAATTCATTGTGTCGACTATAAGTAGAACCTTTCTGATCACCTTGATTGGATAACTTGGTTTGAGCATCTTTTTTGAGAGAAGTCTGGGCTGCTGATTTCTGAACAGAAGCCAGTGGGGTTCTGAACATAACATATTCTCTGGTTGAAGCATGAGGTGAAaatttattgttgttttcctaatttaaaaaaaagttttaatagaatttagaaattatttcctgTATCCTCAATGAGACATTTTTATGTTTGTACATATAAGAAATGACAAACAAGATTAGGTAAGAGACTTATCCCTACATGCAATTTACCTGCACGTActtaaacaaagcaaaacctaAATACTCACACATATCAAGCCTAACTTATAGACAGAAACTGTGAACCAAATACTATGGGAAATCACTTTAGATGCAGTCTATATGGTACTTAATACCTAAAAAGTAAAACAGCTTTTCCAAATTTTCCAGATgttataaaatacacatacacacaactggCAACTAAGATTGACTAAATGGTCGACTCTATCTGAGAAATGAGTAATTTTCCCTTTGTTACTTTAGACATTCTATTTCTAGGAAGAATCCAAGAAATAAATGTTGAGttgagatttctttatttttgaatgtgGTTTCTAAGTTCCAGTATAAGGCTGAAATACTTTATGACTGTAAAGAAGGGTTTCCAGattacctcttttcttttctatttctagaagAGCACTAACAGTGCATTTTTAACTAAAAACATCATCTGCAAACACTTACGGTAACTCTTTGTATTGCTTTACTGTACAACTGGAATGCCCCCTTATCATCTTCTAGGATCTTCTTCCAAGTTGTGCTCACTTTAGACACACTGGAAAAGTAAATCaccataaatgaaataattaaagcaTCACAAAGAGCTAAGATGAATACAGTAGAAAAACATCAGCAGtgcaaaaagatattttatattattagtgCTTCTCAAACCTGACCACATTACAATTGCCTGGCGGTTTTAACTGGTCTAAAATGAAGCTCAGggctctgtatttttaaaaagctccctcCTCATTAAGTAATTCTGAGTGCATTGAGGCTTAAGAACCACTGCTTTGTACAGTATTTTTTCACAATATCTGCAAACATCAAATAGTAGCCCCCACTGTATATATGATACCATGTTAGCTATCTGGTAAAAGTAATAGACAAATTTCAAAGTACTCTAGGCACACTGCTATTAGAAATCAACTTTAGAAACTCACTATGTTAACAGAAAAAGTAGAATCTGTGGTACTGATTTGACTGTCCCTCAAGAAGCTGTttaggctcatgcctgtaatcccagcactttggaaggctgaagcaggcagatcacgaggtcaagatatcgagataccctcctggccaacatggtgaaaccctgtgtctactaaaaatacaaaaattagctgggcgtggtggcacacgcctgtagtcccagctactcaggaggcagaagaatcacttgagcccgggaggcagaggttgcagtgagctgagatcgtgccactgcactccaacctggtgacagggcgagactccgtccccaaaaaaaattaaaaaaaaagaagctgtttATATCTGTTTTGCTTTAGCTCTGTTTCATAAAGACCAGTGTAAACTCACACTTGCAAAGAGTACCTctagataatttttcaaaaagccaaaaaaaaaaaaacaactccagtTAAGTCCTATCTAATTCTAGCCTGCATAATCACCTTAATTCTCAAAGTTATCTGACTAAGTGATTTTCCTTGGTAGATTGAGAAAGAAATGGTGGTTAGCACCAGGTTTCTAAGAAATTGTCATAAacagagcctgggaggtggaggttgcagtaagccaagattgcaccattgcgctccagcctgggtgactggagtgaaaccctgtctcaaaaaaaaaaaaaagtcacaaatctCTATTTGTGgatctttatattttcatcacTGTCAAATCTAGGAGAGCCCTAGCACCAAAAATGGCttagaaagaacaaaaattactTCATACTTTCTGGTGTGACAAGTCATAATGCCTATTAGACATGTAGACTGGAActaggctgttttacagttaagcCCCAAAGATGTAACTTACATATTAGAAATTTCAAAACTAAAAGGAACAAGGATCCTAATCCAACAGAAATAGTTTTGTAATAGCatgaatataaaatttgaaatgacTAGGTTAAATGCATAATTCAAGTTTTCTTTCATCTTAGTGGCACATAGGTAGCAAAACACCAGCAAGTCATTACCGCAATTAAACAACATTGTAAGGTTATCTACAAcaggttgagcatctctaatccaaaaatctgaaaacttttgaatgctgacatgatgctcaaaggaaatgcacATTGGAGCACTTGCggattttggattagggatgttcaactGTTTAACCTGTAGggtataatacaaatattccaaaatttgaaaaacatctgAAATCCTTCTGGTACTAAGCATTTCAGATGAGGGACACTCAACCTGTACAACAGCCTTTGCATGAGCTGGTGGTACTGAGCCACTAACAGCAATGTTCAGTGTATTATGCTAATATGTATATTCAAAACAGTACTTACTTGATTAAGTCCATGTCACTGAGTTGTGCTAAAATAGTTGCTAAGACATGTCTGAGTCCCCTTCGAAAGAGTTCGCTGAGAATATCTACACATTCTAGGCCCATTTTTCTGCCAATTATATTCTGCAGTCTAAAATTTCCTCTGGCTATAATTTCCTTCAGCATCTCCCGATCTACTTTAGGATTTcgttttgcattcttttttaatgttgaacAAACCactttttcaaaatgaagaacTGGCAGCAAGTTTTTGTTGGGATATTGGTCTGGGCTTTGTATTTGTAGCAGGCAGGATTGTAGACTGTCACCGAAATTCTCCTCCAGGAGGCTACCTTCTTCATGTTCACTGAGGCCACTTTGTAGAGAAAATGAGGAATAGCCACTGTCTTCATAAAGTCTACTGGTCTCTAGTGCTTCTATTTCATTTGTACTATTAAGTGTCTGTTGCACATGTTGATTTTCCTTGTTATGCAAGCGCTTGCTTTCAGTTTCAAGTTGTACAATCCTAGGGCTCACAATCGGTGACCCAATACATGACAGCCTTTCATAGTCTTTAATGCAGTCTTTACAGGAACCTTCCAAATATGCAGGGGTGTAGGAAACTAGTCTTCCAATGTCATCAGGTTTTACCAGTTTAAGTCCGGAATGAACATGGTTACAATTAAAATCACACTTCATTTTGACAGAAAGGGTAGAACTTTCTTCTTTACAACCTATAAAAAGAACATAACATTTACATCTTAATGGCAAAATTTCCACACATCCCTACTTCTTAAATTGGGATATACAAAGATTACTTTGCAATCTCTCAGCATTAGGTATTGTCTACATGTACTTGCTTACATAGCTGTGATGTTATTCAAGTTTAATTATTGATATGACaataatatgtgaaaatattacttaaatcttataagtacatacatattatattattcttGAGAAGGCACTTCAGAACAGACTGCTTTTGGATCTGCCTGGCTGTAACACCTGACTGTTGTCTATAACTGATTGAGTAAAAAATAGTGGAAAAAGGGGCTATATAATAAACATCTGTGTTTAtggaacaaatgaagaaatgtgatGTATCAAAAGAGTAGGCGCTATGGTCAAAGTTATCCTTAAAGTAACCACAAATACTTTTAGATTCAGTGTTTATTCCTTGGACTTGAAATGACATTATGGTTCTCTTTGACGTAAGCACAACCCAAGCCACTGACAGCAAAAGTGGTTAAGATTAGTACAGGAGGACAAGGTATAAGGGTGGGAATAAtcttgataaaaataataaaaattttgtgtATTATTTCACTATTAACAATGATTGCAAGCCTTAAAATAACTATTCAAGAAATCTATAGGTAGCTTGGAGAAAAGAACTAATAACACATTTAAACATCTATAAATTAAAGTCTACCTGAATTCCCACAGCTCTTATCTCCAAGTTTTATTCTGATGGGTGCTCCTGGTGACCTTCTAATATATTCAAAGCGTTTGTCTACCTTACTGGATAGTAAACTCGAGTACCGGGACATCTCCCTGTACCTTGTCTAATATGTGCTGGAAACTGCTCTTTAATCACTGAACAAAGACATTCCACGACTAATTTACCAAAGAACCGTAAGTATGAATAGTTCTGCTATCAATCAAAAGTAAGTGTTGGTAAATAAGAATGACACTCTAATCAATTAACCAGATTTAAGAATATGAGTGATAGGGCAGCAGGTGTAAATTACTGTTCAATTGCTTTAAATAACTTAAGATAAACTTGCTATTaatgataaatagaaaaaagggaaagactTGTTCAGGGTTTTATTACCACCCTGCTCCAACCCCCGGGATCTAAGAAATCAGTTAAGACACAATGGAGCAGGCAGCATCTTAAGATAGCTTTAAAGCAAGATTTCACCATCCCTGTGCTACAGACATTTTGCAGTGAATACCTCTTTGTTCTCagggactgtcctgtgcattgtaggatgttaaGCAGCCTTTACCCATTAGACACCAGTGGCAGCCCCCACTCCCAAGATGCAATGTCTCCAGTTACCAGTTATTGCCAAATACTGGGCAGGGAAAAAGGCCAGATGCAAAATTTCCTCTATTCTTCAGTTGAGAACCACAACTCTAAAAAATGATTAGGATTTTGTCAGACAACAGTGGCCTGGGAAGGGCATTCACAATTTGAGCAACGGCACAATGCTGGGAAGGAATATGGTAGATGGGTTCAGAAAACTGTTTAGCATTGTTGAAGGCAGAGAGTAAGAGTAGGCAAACAATGGGGACATGAGCTAAGAAAGCCTGAATCTTAAATGCCAGGTTAAAATGTGCCCCATCTACCATCCCCACACAAGCCAATCATATATAGCTAACAATTTATCCTGTAAGTAAATGTATACAGCATCAGTATGTTTAGTCTGCACTAAATATTGGTAATGCGTTCATATAAAACTTAACCATTTTTTACATAGAGCAAAACTTTTTAACTCAAAGTAGAAATGGATACCTTCATAGAAAGTAACTTGTAGAGAGAAACTGCTTGTAAATTCCCAATGTTAATACAGTGAAAGACACATAGTATGTGCTCCAGGATCCTACTAAACCTAAAATTAAGGGTTCAGCTGcataaaaagcaaagaatataCAAATTCTAGCTCCCTAATTAACCCTAAACCTAGAACAAATGATTCTGAGTGGTTTAGTTTTATTCAGAGGAAAAGTAAAAAATGCCAAGAGATTGCCTCTATTTTTGCCTCAAATCAACTAAAGAATTAGGTTTGATTTATATATGACCACAATTTACATGACAGGATAAAAAAGCAGAAGCCACTTATGAAGGGCACACTCTGCTTTGTTTAGCTGCCTAAACCAAAAAGGCCTGAAAATACTTCAGGAATTCAAAGTCATTCTCTTTCTGCTGTCTTTAGAACAGTTACTGGGGGGTTGTCCTATAGAACCTCTTTCATTCAACACTGTTCTTTGAATATGGACAGTTCCTTAAAATTAGAGCTAATAATGATGCAAATCCTTTATATTTGTTTAGAAGTTTGCAATTTCCAATGCTTACAAACCTTTTGAGGTAGGATGGGGAATTGTTATTTTTACAATTGAGCACACTGAAGTGTAGCTTAGTTTGCCCAATACAGGCAGTTAATTAAATGAGCCAGATTTCTCTTCCTCATTATAATGAGGTGCTCTGGAAAAACAGATCTTACAAATAACATTCATACTGtttataaaaatgatagaaaagtCAGAATTTATGTTGCAAGCGCACTTAAGgtactaaagaagaaaatgtgtacGTTTCTTTTCTCATGTGAGCTGGCCCTTTTCCAGTCCTTAGTAACAATGACCTTTCCATCCCAGGGGCTTTGTACATCATGCCTTTCCCTGCTTAGAATCTTTTCCACTTCCTTTGCTTATTTAGCTTCTAATCCATTAATCATGGAGAGCttcattttttggggggggggggggggcgggggacTTCTCAGACCTCATCAAACTCTACTCTAAAGCACTaccaaattgaaattttaaaaagtactttaatTTCCTTAAAGGCCAGACATAACTGTTACTGCTTATGACAAAATCCAAGCAAATGGCAGTGCCTGACACAATGAAGACATATGATATAAAAATgtgtttcccatttttttttgttagctAATACCAACATTAGAATCTGTACTCTTCCTCACGAAATTAGCACTTAAGGAGTTAAAATGACTACCACGTTCCTCTTGCAACAACAGTATTTTCACATGGATAATTAGATTTAGTATTTAGgtaaggtgcagtggctcatgcctataatcccaacactttgggaggctgaggttgggggactgcttgagctcaggagttcagaccagtctgggcaacataaagagactccatctctacaacaattaaaaaaagaaactagctgggcatggtggcatgtgcctttggtaccaactactagggaggctgaggcgggagaattgcttgagcccgggaggttgaggctgcagggagttgtgatcataccactgcattccagcctggaagacagagggaaaccctgtcttaaaaaaaaagaaaaaagaaaaaaaaaggtttagtattttaaaagaattttaataaacttATTTGAATTCACAGAAAAGCTGCAAGGATAGTGCAGAATTCCTGTACACCCATTGCTTAACTTATATTACTAACAGTAATGCATGTCACAACAAATTAACCAATATTGTTGCATTATTAACTAAAATCCCTATTTTATGTGGACTGCTGTAGTTTCTACCTAAAATCTTTTTTCTGTTCCCGGGTCTTATCCAGGatacattacatttagtcatcatatctccttaggctcctcttgacTATGACAATTTCCTTGTTTATAATTACCTTGACAACTCTGAGAAATACTGGTTATTTTGTAGCCTGTTCCACAATTAGGATTTGTCAAGTTTTTCTCAGCCTTAGTCTGGGGCTGTGGGTTTTTAGACCAGAGGTAAGGTGCTATGATTTGAACTGTTGTTAGCCTTGATTACTTGGCTGAGGTAGTATTTCTGAGCTTGCTCCAAATGTAAAGTTactcctttttgttctttttccatttgaaactttttggaaggaagtcactatgtacACCTCACACTTAAAGGAGTGGGGAGTAAATTTATAAATCATTTGGAATTCTTCTTTACAGCAGATTTGTCCATTAATCTCCTATTTATTCATACTACCAATCATTTATATCAGTATAAACTCATagactttgggttataatccaatactatttACTgtattgctcaaattgttccagcttttgCTATTGTGAGCTCTTGCAGTTGACATTGGTGTCCATTTCACATACTTAAATCATTTTGTGTTTTGAACATCCCTTACTTTCTGGGACTACAAGATGCTCTAAGTGCATCTTATAATTTCCGTTTCAGCCctagaatcagtcatttctccaagcactgtggtttccttttttttggaaaaaggtATTAAATGAGAGTGAAATCTGGATGTTGGTtgtagatttaattttaaaatatgaaattaatgtatttttcatttccataacaATACTGCAGAAGAAATAGAATAgcatcatattttataaaaatggaagctGAAGCAACTGTTTGCAAAAGGTTAAATCCATTCCTTTTAACTAGCTAAGTGTTTTCCAATGACCAGGCCAAATTTGGGAAATATGTGAAGTATTCATATAATTATTAtccagaaagacagaaaacattaTATGGCTTCATAACCTCTTGAATGAAACAGATGAGGGCTAAGAGTTCAGTTGAACCATTTCACTTATTTATCCAACATCCATTCAGTGACAGGgtagggagagagaaagatattAATTAGGGATGATCTTTCAGCAAAGCTGACATTCTGAGATCTGAACACCTTATGGAAATCTGGTGGAGGAGTTCCAGATGGTGGGAAACACAGGAAGCAAGGAAAAATGTGAGTGTTCAAGGAAGAGAAATATCTGTAGGGCTGAGTTGGGGGAGGTTATTGAAAATTATAGTTGAAGAAGTAGAATGATCTGCAGATTTGTGGGGTAGGCTGGGTCAAAAGTGGAGAAAtttggtttacatttttaaaagatcattggCAATTGTGGAGAATGAATTGCAGGAAGGTAAGTAGAAGCAGAGAGAATAGTTAGAAGTGTTTATGACAGAAGTAGAGTGTGGGAAACCCAGACTAGAAGGATTGTAGTGGAAATGAAAATAACTGCATAAATTCAAGGTCTGTTATTTAGAAGGGTAAAGTCAACTTGCTGCTAATCTACTAGATCTGGATATGAAGAAAAGGAGAGTAAAAAAACACCCTGGGGTTTAAGTCTTGAGTATCGAAGGTATACAGTGCTATTTACTGAGTATGGAAAACTGAAGAAGTTAACTCTTAaaacctcactttcctcatccataaaatgggagtAAGACAATGAAACAGGACTAAATGCAAGGCAAAGTCCCTATCACAAGGGTCTAGTCAATACAATCTATTTTTAATCACATAAGCCAAATCCCTTCATATTCCTTACATTGACAATCATTAACATTTGAAAGTAGTAAAACACATTTCACAAAGAAGTATATATTTCAGAGTAACACATACTTTTCCATTAGAATGTATAGATTTAAGAATCAGATCCAAGTTTGAATGAAAATCCTTGCTTAGCCTTTTGACTAGCTTTGTGAACTTGGAATGTCCTATTCCTATTTTTCCCCCAAGTGCAGACACTAATAAGACTCATACATGGCATTGTTTAAACTTCTCATTTACCAACTCCCAGCCCAGTCATATagagaaaagtaaattttacaATGTTTGATCTTACATTTAACTTTTCAATATAGACCTGATCCTCCATATCAAATATCATAAATAAGGCTGCAGTCCTTAAAAATCTTTGTAACTCTTCTGTTAAATAATTAAGTTCCAGTCTCTAATACCTACAGATAACGACCATGTGGTCAACGTTAGGCATGGCTATTCCTTAAGAATTTAAGAGGCCCAATGCTTGTGACCATAAAGTAATCTTTAagagaaaattttacaaaagCCTCCTTTGAAAACTACTTGGAAgtaacatatatgtatttttaatttcatctcCTCAAACCTGTAAACTGGGGAAAAAATTCCAACAGGCAGTCATTTCTTTCTGAGGAGCAAGGTAGTAAAGACAATTAGagttatcaaaaaagaaaaaaaaaaaaccctcataagGCCATCAAGCTTCAGAATTTCGATGGTAGACTGACGATCCAGGATcttctagaaatatatttaatctattaaaattaaaattaagtatttttttctagagttcttttttaataatagagTCATTACAAAATAGTACAATGCCGAATTgctaaattttttcattttgggTTATTTCTCAGGTAAAAATAAGTGCATATAGATTTTATTTAGAGGTAGCAACAAAGAGgataaaaataagcatttgagTGCATTCCATTCTCTGCAAGCTTTGAAATAAAGGACTATCTAATTCTTCATGAGTTATCGGGAAAAAGTCACCAATTCTTCGATTCTTACAAAATCATCTTAATACTATGGACAAATTCAAGGTTCGTagtaaaaattgctttttttaaagTCTTCCCTTTCCACTCCAGGCCCTGAGACTGGGTTAACGGGCAAAGGGAGAAAAAATTGGGAAAAAGTAACGTTTTTGTTTGGATGTCCCAGTTGAGTTTGGTCCAATGAGTTGGGGGGGTGTCTCTCCATTTggcgggagtggggagggagaccCTGGAACTCCTGAGGGATCGGTGGGGCTGCCCCTCAGGGCGCGGGACACGCGGAGGAGGCGGGAGATAACCGCGAGCGCGATCTCCCGCGCCCGCCAGCAAGGCTGGGACCGCGAAAAATCGGGGAAACTGCCTTTGGCTGTGAGGGTGC is part of the Homo sapiens chromosome 6, GRCh38.p14 Primary Assembly genome and encodes:
- the FBXO5 gene encoding F-box only protein 5 isoform a (isoform a is encoded by transcript variant 1), coding for MSRRPCSCALRPPRCSCSASPSAVTAAGRPRPSDSCKEESSTLSVKMKCDFNCNHVHSGLKLVKPDDIGRLVSYTPAYLEGSCKDCIKDYERLSCIGSPIVSPRIVQLETESKRLHNKENQHVQQTLNSTNEIEALETSRLYEDSGYSSFSLQSGLSEHEEGSLLEENFGDSLQSCLLQIQSPDQYPNKNLLPVLHFEKVVCSTLKKNAKRNPKVDREMLKEIIARGNFRLQNIIGRKMGLECVDILSELFRRGLRHVLATILAQLSDMDLINVSKVSTTWKKILEDDKGAFQLYSKAIQRVTENNNKFSPHASTREYVMFRTPLASVQKSAAQTSLKKDAQTKLSNQGDQKGSTYSRHNEFSEVAKTLKKNESLKACIRCNSPAKYDCYLQRATCKREGCGFDYCTKCLCNYHTTKDCSDGKLLKASCKIGPLPGTKKSKKNLRRL
- the FBXO5 gene encoding F-box only protein 5 isoform b (isoform b is encoded by transcript variant 2), yielding MKCDFNCNHVHSGLKLVKPDDIGRLVSYTPAYLEGSCKDCIKDYERLSCIGSPIVSPRIVQLETESKRLHNKENQHVQQTLNSTNEIEALETSRLYEDSGYSSFSLQSGLSEHEEGSLLEENFGDSLQSCLLQIQSPDQYPNKNLLPVLHFEKVVCSTLKKNAKRNPKVDREMLKEIIARGNFRLQNIIGRKMGLECVDILSELFRRGLRHVLATILAQLSDMDLINVSKVSTTWKKILEDDKGAFQLYSKAIQRVTENNNKFSPHASTREYVMFRTPLASVQKSAAQTSLKKDAQTKLSNQGDQKGSTYSRHNEFSEVAKTLKKNESLKACIRCNSPAKYDCYLQRATCKREGCGFDYCTKCLCNYHTTKDCSDGKLLKASCKIGPLPGTKKSKKNLRRL